In Robbsia betulipollinis, the DNA window GCCGAAACAGCCGAAACAGCCGATGCCGGCGACGATGCCAGCCCGCCAGCGACGGACGCGCCGGTGGCGGCCTCCGCGACGGCGAACGTCGAGGAAGGGCTGCCGACGGCGGTCTCGACGGGTTTCGTGCCGACGCTGGTCGTCGACCGGCCGCTGCGTTCGGGTCAGCGGATCTATGCCGAGGGCGATCTGGTCGTACTCGGGCTGGTG includes these proteins:
- a CDS encoding septum site-determining protein MinC; amino-acid sequence: AETAETADAGDDASPPATDAPVAASATANVEEGLPTAVSTGFVPTLVVDRPLRSGQRIYAEGDLVVLGLVSYGAEVIAEGNAKLGIGGPPVGH